The following coding sequences lie in one Synechococcus sp. PCC 7336 genomic window:
- a CDS encoding Crp/Fnr family transcriptional regulator, whose amino-acid sequence MFATEIQPKRSRHRHQLPLARQEQRIFQRQQLIPQRENMLWQINDGYLRTITLTEAGEIHTLGIWGPGDIVGISLNRNYPHQMEPLSTVKATSIRDDSIFAGQWLIAYLEQTEALLNIQYESLVKNRLLLFLKWLSDRFGHSVEPGLSTGIRLTHQEIGESINTTRVTVTRVLGKLQEEGYLTWFNRYCVLKNLK is encoded by the coding sequence GTGTTTGCTACCGAAATTCAGCCAAAAAGATCCAGGCATCGTCATCAGTTACCCCTCGCCAGACAAGAGCAACGCATCTTTCAAAGGCAACAACTGATACCCCAAAGGGAGAATATGCTCTGGCAAATTAATGATGGATATTTGCGAACAATCACCCTAACTGAAGCAGGAGAAATTCATACCTTGGGAATATGGGGACCGGGAGACATTGTCGGTATTTCCCTAAATCGTAATTACCCCCATCAGATGGAGCCCCTTTCAACCGTTAAGGCGACCTCGATCCGAGATGACAGTATCTTTGCAGGTCAGTGGTTGATTGCTTATCTCGAACAGACAGAGGCATTACTCAATATTCAATATGAGAGTCTGGTTAAAAATCGATTGCTACTGTTTCTAAAATGGCTATCCGATCGATTTGGACATTCAGTAGAGCCCGGACTATCGACGGGAATCCGGTTGACTCACCAAGAGATTGGCGAATCGATTAACACAACCCGAGTGACGGTTACGAGAGTCTTAGGCAAACTCCAAGAAGAAGGTTATTTAACTTGGTTCAATCGTTACTGTGTTTTGAAAAATCTAAAGTAA
- a CDS encoding Crp/Fnr family transcriptional regulator encodes MVEARVTGERWVAKRLTFGKRDLLPCDRRLAWEIESGYVRAIASSDRETIKVLGIWGPRESIGTFVSQAHACQLECLSKLEAKPISIQSLNMNALLKGYIEQTETLLGIARERHLSAKIVKLFSWLSHRFGTPLESGIRIDVPLTHQDLAEAIGASREAVTRELRVLEQSHSIEWQNRSVILLKSVF; translated from the coding sequence ATGGTTGAGGCACGGGTGACTGGAGAGCGATGGGTCGCAAAAAGATTGACCTTTGGGAAGCGAGATCTCCTTCCTTGCGATCGCCGACTCGCATGGGAAATTGAATCTGGATACGTGCGAGCGATTGCTTCAAGCGATCGCGAAACTATCAAAGTGCTGGGGATTTGGGGACCGAGAGAGTCGATCGGAACCTTTGTCTCTCAGGCTCATGCTTGTCAGCTAGAGTGCCTATCTAAATTAGAGGCAAAGCCTATATCGATTCAGTCTCTCAACATGAATGCTCTTCTCAAAGGCTATATCGAACAGACAGAAACCTTGCTGGGCATTGCTCGAGAGCGACATCTCAGTGCAAAGATCGTCAAATTATTCTCTTGGCTTTCCCATCGCTTTGGGACCCCGCTTGAAAGCGGCATCAGAATTGATGTTCCCCTAACCCACCAGGATCTTGCAGAGGCGATCGGCGCATCTCGCGAAGCTGTGACGCGAGAGCTACGAGTTTTAGAACAGAGTCATTCAATCGAATGGCAAAATAGAAGTGTTATCTTGCTAAAATCTGTCTTTTAA
- a CDS encoding DUF4168 domain-containing protein gives MLKPLFIGGTTLVLVAIGITHLHAEENSLQDPTAGEAQPALDSSAAPDGVLSDPAVDPTAQSPSSELEETDVADVELGDAEETEDVEVSAADLSDEELQQIAIAMRDLEAIAAEISAQISAAIASSGLSKERYVEIAQAVRSPELQADAGISPAEREQFEQVDTEVETLELEAQQQQEQVIVEAGYEPNQFSQLIAQIRQDPELSEKLQQIQ, from the coding sequence ATGCTGAAACCCCTATTCATTGGTGGCACTACTTTGGTCTTAGTCGCGATCGGCATCACCCACCTACACGCAGAAGAGAATTCCCTGCAAGATCCGACAGCGGGCGAGGCCCAGCCTGCATTAGATAGCAGCGCTGCCCCCGATGGCGTACTGTCTGACCCCGCTGTCGATCCAACAGCGCAGTCTCCTAGCTCCGAGCTGGAAGAGACCGATGTGGCTGACGTAGAACTCGGCGATGCCGAAGAGACGGAAGATGTCGAGGTGAGTGCAGCCGATCTCTCGGATGAAGAACTGCAGCAAATTGCTATTGCCATGAGGGATCTCGAGGCGATCGCCGCCGAGATTAGCGCCCAAATTAGCGCGGCGATCGCCAGTTCTGGCCTGAGCAAAGAGCGCTATGTCGAGATCGCCCAGGCCGTGCGATCGCCGGAGTTGCAAGCGGATGCAGGAATTTCGCCGGCAGAGCGAGAGCAGTTCGAGCAGGTGGATACCGAGGTAGAAACCCTAGAACTCGAAGCTCAGCAGCAGCAAGAGCAAGTTATTGTCGAGGCAGGCTACGAGCCCAATCAGTTCAGCCAGTTGATCGCACAAATTCGCCAAGATCCCGAGCTCTCAGAAAAGCTACAGCAAATCCAGTAA
- a CDS encoding alpha/beta fold hydrolase: MPVCESSIPYPPDVLWLNVSPRFIALSYPLLRCLDESRHAIACWEYAQGQDEPNSLEAAVDALHQYLQTLPGPVHAIGHSTAGLIGLLYARRHPQYVKSLTLLSVGVQPALDWQAHYYTRLNVLPCSRRFVLGQMVRELFGRQQGNACRMLETILQDDLDYSPSPHSMWKVAAVEEGGCNMPLFVAGSQDDTVVTPDSIRRWESWFKPGDRLWECPGGRYFFHRFYPELLRDQLLRFWTEVELGVETTTYGSLCDRVL, encoded by the coding sequence GTGCCCGTTTGCGAATCATCCATCCCCTATCCTCCAGATGTCTTGTGGCTTAACGTCAGCCCGAGATTTATAGCGCTCAGCTATCCACTGCTTCGCTGTTTAGATGAATCCCGACACGCGATCGCCTGTTGGGAATATGCTCAGGGACAAGACGAGCCCAACTCGCTAGAAGCTGCTGTCGATGCCCTGCATCAGTATTTGCAAACATTGCCCGGCCCCGTTCACGCGATCGGCCACAGCACAGCAGGTCTTATCGGGCTGCTCTATGCGCGGCGACATCCTCAATACGTTAAGTCTCTGACTCTTTTGTCAGTTGGCGTTCAACCCGCCCTCGACTGGCAAGCTCACTATTACACTCGTCTGAATGTATTGCCCTGTAGCCGAAGGTTCGTGTTGGGCCAAATGGTGCGGGAGCTGTTTGGCCGCCAGCAGGGAAACGCCTGCCGCATGTTGGAAACCATTTTGCAGGACGACCTCGATTACTCCCCTTCGCCGCACTCGATGTGGAAGGTGGCCGCAGTGGAAGAAGGAGGGTGCAACATGCCTTTATTCGTGGCTGGCAGTCAAGATGACACAGTTGTGACCCCCGACTCGATACGGAGGTGGGAGAGTTGGTTTAAACCGGGCGATCGCCTGTGGGAATGCCCGGGCGGACGGTATTTTTTCCACCGCTTCTATCCCGAGTTACTGCGGGACCAACTGTTGCGCTTTTGGACAGAGGTGGAACTGGGGGTCGAGACTACAACGTATGGCTCTCTATGCGATCGAGTTTTGTAG